Part of the Notamacropus eugenii isolate mMacEug1 chromosome 5, mMacEug1.pri_v2, whole genome shotgun sequence genome is shown below.
ATGGTACTAGGGCTCTTCTTTCTGTTTCAGACTGGAGTGGGGACTCTGGGGAACTCCTTCCTTCTGGGCCTATATACCTTCACCTTCTTCACTGGTCCCAGGCTGAGACCCATTGACTTGCTTCTATGTCACTTGGTCTTTGTCAATGACTTGGTGCTTCTTTCTAAAGGGATTCCTCAGACAATGTCTACTTTTGGGCTCACCAATTTCTTAGATGATGTGGGATGTAAATTTGTCTTTTACTTTCACAAAGTGACCCGGAACCTTTCTCTATGTACCACCTGCCTCCTGAGTAGCTTCCAAGCCATCAGTTTAAGTCCTAGAAGCTCCTGGTGGGCAAAACTTAAAGCTAGAATCCCAAAGTATATTGTCCCATTGTGTTTCTTATGCTGGACCTTCCATCTACTGACAAATTACAAGATTCTTTTACACATGAAAGGACCAAAGGGAAGCCATAACATCACTAAAGGAAATGATTTCATTTACTGTTCTGCTACATTTCATGTTTCACTTTACATTGCAATATATATACTCCTAGTCTCCCTTCCTGATGTTTTGTGTGTAGCCACCATGTTGGGCACCAGTGGGTATATGTTTTTTTTATTGTACAGGCACCATCAGAAAGTCCAATACGTTCATGGCAACAGCCTTATGCCTGCTGGTTGCCCTGAGACCAGAGCCACTCAAACTATCCTGCTGCTTGTCATTCTGTTTGTCTCCTTTTACTCTCTGAATTCTATCTTGGCATTATATATCCATTATGAGAACTCTCCC
Proteins encoded:
- the LOC140507505 gene encoding vomeronasal type-1 receptor 1-like, which encodes MISKNMVLGLFFLFQTGVGTLGNSFLLGLYTFTFFTGPRLRPIDLLLCHLVFVNDLVLLSKGIPQTMSTFGLTNFLDDVGCKFVFYFHKVTRNLSLCTTCLLSSFQAISLSPRSSWWAKLKARIPKYIVPLCFLCWTFHLLTNYKILLHMKGPKGSHNITKGNDFIYCSATFHVSLYIAIYILLVSLPDVLCVATMLGTSGYMFFLLYRHHQKVQYVHGNSLMPAGCPETRATQTILLLVILFVSFYSLNSILALYIHYENSPPWVVHISAFLAACYPACSSFVLMVSDSKVQKYHLALWEKMRIQF